A region from the Hippopotamus amphibius kiboko isolate mHipAmp2 chromosome 15, mHipAmp2.hap2, whole genome shotgun sequence genome encodes:
- the LOC130836208 gene encoding putative gustatory receptor clone PTE01, with translation MSKLHRTGNLTRVSEFFLLGLSDDAELQPVLFSLFLSMYLVTMLGNLLIILAVASDAHLHTPMYFFLCNLSLADIGFISTTVPKMIVNIQTQSRVISYGSCLTQMSLFILFGIMDDMLLTVMAYDRFVAICHPLNYQVIMNPRLCCCLVLVSFLVSLLDSQVHNLIVLQFTCFKDVNISNFFCDSSLLLKLACSETFNNNIVMYFVGTIFGFLPFSVIFSSYYKILSSILRGPSSDGKHKAFSTCGSHLSVVCLSYGTCLGVYLSSTVSQSPTNDAVASVMYTVIMPMLNPFIYSLRNRDMKRAMWSVLSKTISSSYLCHTSGL, from the coding sequence ATGTCCAAACTACACAGAACTGGAAATCTAACAAGGGTCTCAGAAttcttcctcctgggcctctcagaTGATGCAGAATTGCAGCCTGTGCTCTTTAGCCTGTTCCTgtccatgtacctggtcaccatgttgggaaacctgctcatcatcctggctgtcgCCTCTGAtgcccacctccacacccccatgtacttcttcctctgcaACCTGTCCTTGGCTGACATTGGTTTCATCTCCACCACTGTCCCCAAGATGATTGTGAACATCCAAACTCAAAGCAGAGTCATCTCCTATGGCAGCTGCCTGACACAGatgtctctttttattctttttggaatAATGGATGATATGCTtctgactgtgatggcctatgacaggtttgtggccatctgtcacccactGAACTACCAGGTCATCATGAACCCACGCCTCTGTTGCTGTTTAGttttggtgtcttttttggttAGCCTTTTGGACTCCCAGGTGCATAATTTGATTGTGTTACAATTTACCTGCTTCAAGGATGTGAacatttctaatttcttctgtgaCTCTTCTCTGCTCCTCAAACTTGCTTGTTCTGAAACTTTCAACAATAACATAGTCATGTACTTTGTTGGTACCATCTttggttttctccctttctcagtGATCTTTTCCtcttactataaaattctttcctccattctcaGAGGCCCCTCATCAGATGGGAAGCataaagccttctccacctgtggctcTCACCTGTCAGTTGTTTGCTTATCTTATGGAACATGCCTTGGTGTGTACCTGAGTTCAACTGTCTCACAATCTCCCACGAATGATGCAGTGGCctcagtgatgtacactgtgATCAtgcccatgctgaaccccttcatctacagtctgaggaacagagaTATGAAAAGGGCCATGTGGAGTGTCCTTAGCAAAACAATCTCATCTTCATATCTGTGCCACACATCTGGACTGTAG
- the LOC130836209 gene encoding LOW QUALITY PROTEIN: WASH complex subunit 1-like (The sequence of the model RefSeq protein was modified relative to this genomic sequence to represent the inferred CDS: substituted 1 base at 1 genomic stop codon) has protein sequence MTPTGTQHSLASQTYAVPLIQPDLQQEEAIPQVADALQYLQKVSGDIFSRISQRVELSRSQLQTIGERVSLAQAKIEKIKGSKKAIKVFSSAKYPAPECLQEYGSIFTCAQDPGLQRRPRHRIXSKHHPLDERALQEKLKYFPVCVNTKLEPEDEAEEGLGDLPSNISSVSSLLLFNTTENLYKKYVSLDPLAGAITKTHVMLGAETEEKLFDAPLSTSTREHLEQQVPESYFYVPDLGQVPEIDVPSYLPDLLGVANDFMYSADLGPSIAPSAPGTIPDLPTFHTEVAEPFKPNLEDGVLTAPPPPPPPPPPPPALAVLVSTAPPPPPPQKLVLPGQTAREDDNGGVSSSALVHGAPKEVVDPSSGQANLLESIRQAGGISKAKLHSAKEHKLEKKQKEQEQVRATNQGGDLMSDLFNKLAMRHKGISGKGPGPGGASEGPGGIVAQMSDSIPPLPPPQQPLGEEDGDDWESWGSNPSSPEPQLYHTHRQSSWPGSSEGCQLQRMVQLCYLELLQGAGRLPSEPKRGGGGGLFSACASTTPFTSMSSLKRLCGETVPESIKKCDVRAEHKKKKKSQCACFK, from the coding sequence ATGACCCCCACAGGGACCCAGCATTCGTTGGCCAGCCAGACCTATGCAGTGCCCCTCATACAGCCAGACCTGCAGCAAGAGGAGGCCATCCCGCAGGTGGCGGATGCCCTGCAATACCTACAGAAGGTCTCCGGAGACATCTTTAGCAGGATCTCCCAGCGAGTGGAGCTCAGCCGGAGCCAGCTGCAGACCATTGGGGAGAGGGTCTCCTTGGCCCAGGCCAAGATTGAGAAGATCAAGGGCAGCAAGAAAGCCATCAAGGTGTTCTCCAGTGCCAAGTATCCTGCTCCAGAGTGCCTGCAGGAGTATGGCTCCATCTTCACATGTGCCcaggaccctggcctgcagaggcGCCCCCGCCACAGGATCTAGAGCAAGCACCATCCCCTAGATGAGCGGGCCCTGCAGGAGAAGCTGAAATACTTCCCTGTGTGTGTGAACACTAAACTGGAGCCTGAAGATGAggctgaggaggggctgggggatcttcccagcaaCATCAGCTCTGTCAGCTCCTTGCTGCTCTTCAACACCACTGAGAACCTGTACAAAAAGTATGTCTCCCTGGACCCCTTGGCTGGTGCCATAACAAAGACCCATGTGATGCTGGGGGCGGAGACAGAGGAGAAGCTGTTCGATGCCCCTTTGTCCACCAGCACACGAGAGCATCTGGAGCAGCAGGTCCCAGAGAGCTACTTCTATGTGCCCGACCTGGGCCAAGTGCCTGAGATTGATGTGCCTTCCTACCTGCCTGACCTGCTGGGCGTGGCCAATGACTTCATGTACAGTGCAGATCTTGGACCCAGCATTGCCCCATCGGCCCCTGGCACCATTCCAGATCTGCCCACCTTCCACACGGAGGTGGCTGAGCCTTTCAAGCCAAACTTAGAAGATGGGGTTCTGACAGCACccccaccgccaccgccaccaccaccacctcccccagctctggCAGTGCTGGTCAGCACTGCCCCacctccgcccccaccccagaaGTTGGTCCTGCCAGGACAAACTGCCAGGGAGGATGACAATGGTGGTGTGTCTTCTTCAGCCCTGGTCCATGGAGCGCCCAAGGAAGTGGTTGACCCTTCCAGTGGCCAGGCCAATCTGCTGGAGTCCATCCGCCAGGCTGGGGGCATCAGCAAGGCCAAGCTCCACAGTGCCAAGGAGCACAAGCTGGAGAAGAAGCAGAAGGAGCAGGAGCAAGTGAGAGCCACTAACCAAGGTGGGGACCTGATGTCGGATCTCTTCAACAAGCTGGCCATGAGGCACAAAGGTATCTCCGGGAAAGGACCTGGGCCAGGAGGGGCCAGTGAGGGCCCAGGAGGAATCGTTGCCCAAATGTCAGACTCCATCCCgcctctgcctcccccacaaCAACCCTtgggagaggaggatggggatGATTGGGAGTCCTGGGGCTCGAATCCTTCTTCCCCTGAACCCCAACTTTATCACACCCACAGGCAGAGCAGCTGGCCAGGCTCCTCGGAGGGATGCCAATTGCAGAGGATGGTCCAGCTCTGTTACCTGGAACTTCTTCAaggagcagggaggctgccttcTGAGCccaaacggggggggggggggggcttgttCTCTGCCTGTGCTTCAACCACCCCCTTCACTAGCATGTCTTCCCTAAAGAGACTTTGTGGTGAAACGGTACCTGAGTCAATAAAGAAATGTGATGTAAGAGCcgagcataaaaaaaaaaaaaaaagccagtgtgCTTGCTTCAAATAA